Proteins from one Emys orbicularis isolate rEmyOrb1 chromosome 2, rEmyOrb1.hap1, whole genome shotgun sequence genomic window:
- the ABITRAM gene encoding protein Abitram, translating into MAAAPGVTERYFTRWYKPDVKGNLCEDHCILQHSNRICVITLAEAHPLLQNGKTIKSINYQISANCSRLQNKVSGKSKRGAQFLTELAPLCRISCSDGEEYTIYSCIRGRLMEVNENILDNPTILQEKPSTEGYIAVVLPKFEESKTITQGLLTQKEYEEVLLKRFNSTS; encoded by the exons ATGGCCGCGGCGCCGGGTGTGACGGAGCGGTACTTCACGCGCTGGTACAAGCCAG ATGTTAAGGGTAATCTATGTGAGGACCACTGTATATTGCAGCATTCTAATAG AATCTGTGTCATCACGCTGGCAGAAGCTCATCCTCTTcttcaaaatggaaaaacaattaaGAGTATTAATTACCAAATCAGTGCCAACTGTAGTAGACTTCAAAATAAGGTCTCTGGAAAGTCAAAGCGg GGTGCTCAGTTTCTAACAGAACTTGCCCCTCTGTGCAGGATATCTTGTTCAGATGGAGAAGAATATACTATATATAg TTGTATAAGAGGGCGGTTGATGGAAGTTAATGAAAACATTCTGGATAATCCAACTATTCTGCAAGAAAAG CCATCTACTGAGGGATACATTGCAGTTGTACTACCCAAATTTGAAGAAAGTAAGACCATAACTCAAGGACTTCTGACACAGAAGGAATATGAAGAAGTTTTGTTGAAACGTTTTAATTCAACTTCATGA